A single window of Rhizobium sp. NLR16a DNA harbors:
- a CDS encoding TRAP transporter small permease, which translates to MSQEIHTPITAEEIGHEFEGHAPTANVSDYAVEDWITLIVFWLMAGCVFLQFFTRYVLNDSYAWTEEIAINCLIGVVFLGAVMCVRTSRHIQVDVFYHYMPAGLARVLATFVDIVRIGFFAYGCTLMWRYVDIVADEQMVTIDLPRNIVFYSVLVAFVLMLIRAVIVFIANMRRGYSVLERPEEFQSVEG; encoded by the coding sequence ATGTCGCAAGAAATTCACACGCCAATCACGGCCGAGGAAATCGGTCACGAATTCGAAGGGCATGCGCCGACGGCGAACGTCTCGGACTATGCCGTCGAGGACTGGATCACGTTGATCGTCTTCTGGCTGATGGCCGGCTGCGTCTTCCTGCAGTTCTTCACGCGGTATGTGCTGAACGACAGCTATGCCTGGACCGAGGAAATCGCCATCAACTGCCTGATCGGCGTCGTCTTTCTCGGCGCCGTCATGTGCGTGCGCACCTCGAGGCATATCCAGGTAGACGTGTTCTATCACTATATGCCTGCAGGGCTGGCGCGCGTGCTCGCGACCTTCGTCGACATCGTCCGCATCGGTTTCTTCGCCTATGGCTGCACCCTGATGTGGCGTTACGTCGACATCGTCGCCGACGAGCAGATGGTCACCATCGACCTGCCGCGCAACATCGTCTTCTACTCGGTGCTCGTTGCCTTCGTGCTGATGCTGATCCGCGCGGTCATCGTCTTCATCGCCAATATGCGCCGCGGCTACTCCGTCCTGGAGCGCCCGGAAGAATTCCAATCCGTCGAAGGATGA
- a CDS encoding sialic acid TRAP transporter substrate-binding protein SiaP, protein MKSRLATILCTAAAIMATTAVAHAQTVLKWAHVYETSEPFHTDSVWAAEEIAKRTDGRYKIEVYPASQLGKEADINQGLKLGTVDIIISGSSFAARDYKPIGVTYFPYIFRNPDHLIAYTKSDVFKRLAKGYEDKTGNHIAAVSYYGTRHTTSNKPIAKCADMQGLKIRVPDVPAYLAMPRACGANTTPIAFAEVYLALQNGTVEAQENPLTTIEAKKFYEVQKNIILTGHIVDHLNTVISKQLWAKLSDEDKKIFGEVMQQAAERTTKTIAGKENSLVATFKEKGLNVTEVDKGDFEKNVMEKVKFEDFGYEKADWEAIRAIQ, encoded by the coding sequence ATGAAGAGCAGACTGGCAACGATACTTTGCACCGCAGCCGCGATCATGGCGACGACGGCGGTCGCGCATGCCCAGACGGTATTGAAATGGGCGCATGTCTATGAAACCTCGGAGCCCTTCCACACGGATTCCGTCTGGGCCGCAGAAGAAATCGCCAAACGCACCGACGGGCGCTACAAGATCGAGGTCTATCCAGCCTCGCAGCTCGGCAAGGAAGCCGACATCAACCAGGGCCTCAAGCTCGGCACGGTCGATATCATCATCTCGGGATCGAGTTTTGCCGCACGCGACTACAAGCCGATCGGCGTCACCTACTTCCCCTATATCTTCCGTAATCCCGACCATCTGATCGCCTATACCAAGAGCGATGTCTTCAAGCGTCTCGCCAAGGGTTACGAGGACAAGACTGGCAACCATATCGCCGCCGTCAGCTATTACGGAACGCGCCATACGACCTCGAACAAGCCTATCGCCAAATGCGCCGACATGCAGGGCCTGAAGATCCGCGTGCCCGATGTTCCGGCCTATCTTGCCATGCCGCGCGCCTGCGGCGCCAACACGACACCGATCGCCTTCGCCGAAGTCTATCTGGCTCTGCAGAACGGCACGGTCGAGGCACAGGAAAACCCGCTGACGACGATCGAGGCGAAGAAGTTCTACGAGGTCCAGAAGAACATCATCCTCACCGGCCACATCGTCGACCACCTGAACACCGTGATCTCGAAGCAGCTGTGGGCGAAGCTCTCCGACGAGGACAAGAAGATCTTCGGCGAAGTGATGCAGCAGGCGGCCGAGCGCACGACCAAGACGATCGCCGGCAAGGAAAACAGCCTTGTTGCGACCTTCAAGGAAAAAGGCCTCAACGTCACCGAGGTCGACAAGGGCGATTTCGAGAAGAATGTGATGGAAAAGGTGAAGTTTGAGGACTTCGGCTATGAAAAGGCCGATTGGGAAGCGATCCGGGCGATTCAGTAG
- a CDS encoding FadR/GntR family transcriptional regulator — protein sequence MFSPVESRRLYRQVADQIRSMIACGELVIGQKLPAERDLAEQLSVSRPTVREALIVLEVEGLVNIRMGSGIYVVRRHAVSMAASESEPVEGPFELLQARAIIECAIAEEAATRAGPEDIAVLDEALMRMSSGLTDAATVLAADRAFHTGIAAIVGNATLTRVTGEMFDLRMTPYFAKLASHFEGPTTWRSAVDEHRAIRDAIAAGDAAGAKAAMRSHLTLSQKRFSESFGEEFSGEEERGRDKAPAKATTKT from the coding sequence ATGTTTTCGCCCGTTGAATCGCGCCGCCTCTACAGGCAGGTAGCGGATCAGATTCGTTCGATGATTGCCTGCGGCGAGCTTGTCATCGGTCAGAAGCTGCCGGCCGAGCGCGATCTTGCGGAGCAACTGTCGGTATCACGCCCGACCGTGCGCGAGGCGCTGATCGTTCTCGAGGTTGAAGGCCTCGTCAACATCCGCATGGGCTCCGGCATCTATGTGGTACGCCGGCATGCGGTCAGCATGGCGGCGAGCGAAAGCGAGCCGGTGGAGGGACCTTTCGAATTGCTGCAGGCGCGCGCCATCATCGAATGCGCCATCGCCGAAGAGGCGGCAACCCGCGCCGGGCCGGAAGACATCGCCGTGCTCGACGAGGCGCTGATGCGCATGAGCAGCGGCCTCACCGATGCAGCGACGGTGCTCGCCGCCGACCGCGCCTTCCATACCGGCATTGCCGCCATTGTCGGCAATGCGACGTTGACCCGCGTGACCGGCGAGATGTTCGATCTTCGCATGACCCCTTATTTCGCGAAACTTGCGAGCCATTTCGAGGGGCCGACGACATGGCGCAGCGCTGTGGACGAGCACCGGGCCATCCGCGATGCAATTGCCGCCGGCGATGCCGCCGGCGCGAAGGCTGCGATGCGCAGCCATCTCACCTTATCACAGAAGAGATTTTCCGAGAGCTTCGGGGAGGAGTTCTCGGGAGAAGAGGAGCGCGGCCGCGACAAGGCGCCCGCGAAAGCAACCACCAAGACTTAA
- a CDS encoding Crp/Fnr family transcriptional regulator, with protein sequence MRAFESENLILSQLADPELLALERILEPLLLPRDFELVHLGMPVSHYYFLETGIASMVATSPQGRKAEIGVLGRDGMSPPALTADAERFSFDVMMQVGGHGRRVEASALACFLADRPAVRRLLSRFLHSFFAQVANTALSNAIHKIDVRLAKWLLMCHDRLDGEGIEITHEYMATMLGVRRSSVTDALHILEGEHLIYSTRGLVIIRNRASLEAFAADAYDLPGITGHGWPVIDRPSLALRR encoded by the coding sequence ATGCGAGCGTTCGAAAGCGAAAATCTCATTCTGTCGCAGTTGGCGGATCCGGAGCTTCTGGCTCTGGAGCGCATACTGGAACCGCTTCTTCTCCCGCGCGACTTCGAGCTCGTCCATTTGGGTATGCCGGTCAGTCATTATTATTTCCTGGAAACCGGCATTGCTTCCATGGTGGCGACGAGTCCCCAGGGCAGGAAAGCCGAGATCGGCGTGCTCGGCAGGGACGGGATGTCGCCGCCGGCTCTGACGGCGGACGCGGAGCGGTTTTCATTCGATGTCATGATGCAGGTTGGCGGTCACGGGCGCCGTGTGGAAGCCAGCGCTCTGGCATGCTTCCTCGCCGACCGGCCCGCCGTCCGCCGGCTACTCTCGCGTTTTCTCCATAGTTTTTTCGCGCAGGTCGCCAACACCGCACTGTCCAACGCCATTCACAAGATCGACGTTCGGCTGGCGAAATGGCTTCTGATGTGCCATGACCGCCTCGATGGCGAAGGAATTGAAATCACCCATGAATATATGGCCACGATGCTGGGAGTCCGCCGCTCCAGCGTCACTGATGCCTTACACATCCTGGAGGGCGAGCATCTCATTTATTCCACCCGCGGCCTGGTAATCATCCGCAACCGCGCATCCCTCGAAGCCTTCGCAGCAGACGCCTACGACCTCCCTGGCATCACAGGACACGGCTGGCCGGTGATCGACCGCCCATCTCTGGCGCTGAGGCGCTGA
- a CDS encoding PAS domain S-box protein — MDQYPLPSNETEIYRHIVESARDYAIFAMDRNGTVMTWSAGAEKIFGYSGSEIIGQSGAVIFTFEDQLAGAMLKEIRLALTTGRADDNRWHVRKDGSSFWASGLMMPLRNDAGETYGLLKIVRDRTQMLHEDEARRASEERLQLILKSAIDYAIFAFGRDGRIISWNTGACRIFGYEESEILGRDARILFVPEDREEGALEREMEAAAERGRAENERFHLRKDGSTFWGSGLTMPLRAQRAGFLKVLRDDTERHFADEHQQIMLREMSHRVKNSLALVAAMLAMQARSTKQEEVGQALRDAEARVGTIAQVHDQLWRQPDIETVDLADFLSSLCQRLQQSTSGHTVSVVADPCMIDADRAIQIALLVNELVTNAFKHAYAEVAGAVTVSARSIADEICLEIADDGRGLPPEALSGENGGKSLGMKIVRALVQQLRAELHIENREPGTGFVIRLPREV; from the coding sequence ATGGATCAATATCCCCTCCCGAGCAACGAGACTGAAATCTATCGGCACATCGTCGAGAGCGCCCGGGATTATGCAATTTTTGCAATGGATCGCAATGGCACTGTCATGACGTGGAGCGCGGGTGCCGAAAAAATCTTCGGCTATTCGGGATCCGAAATCATCGGACAGAGCGGTGCCGTGATCTTTACGTTCGAGGATCAGCTTGCCGGGGCAATGCTTAAGGAGATCAGGCTTGCCTTGACCACCGGCCGCGCCGACGACAATCGCTGGCATGTGAGAAAGGACGGCAGTTCGTTCTGGGCTTCGGGACTGATGATGCCGCTTCGCAACGATGCCGGCGAGACCTATGGCCTTCTGAAAATCGTCCGCGACCGAACGCAGATGCTGCATGAGGACGAAGCTCGGCGCGCCAGCGAAGAGCGCCTCCAGCTTATTCTCAAAAGCGCGATCGACTATGCGATCTTCGCCTTCGGCCGCGATGGGCGGATCATCAGCTGGAACACCGGCGCGTGCCGCATCTTCGGCTACGAGGAGAGCGAGATCCTCGGTCGCGACGCCCGCATCCTGTTCGTTCCTGAGGACCGCGAAGAGGGCGCGCTGGAGCGCGAGATGGAGGCGGCGGCCGAGCGCGGCCGCGCCGAGAACGAGCGGTTCCACTTGCGTAAGGACGGCTCGACATTCTGGGGCAGCGGCTTGACCATGCCGCTGCGCGCCCAGCGCGCCGGTTTTCTCAAAGTGCTCCGGGACGATACCGAGCGGCATTTCGCCGACGAGCATCAGCAGATCATGCTGCGGGAGATGAGCCATCGCGTCAAGAACAGCCTGGCTCTGGTTGCGGCCATGCTCGCCATGCAGGCCCGTTCGACCAAACAGGAGGAGGTCGGACAGGCGCTTCGGGATGCTGAAGCGCGAGTCGGAACCATTGCCCAGGTGCACGACCAATTGTGGCGCCAGCCTGATATCGAAACGGTGGATCTGGCCGATTTCCTGTCCAGCCTTTGCCAACGCCTGCAGCAATCGACCTCCGGCCACACGGTGTCGGTCGTCGCCGATCCATGCATGATCGATGCCGACCGTGCGATCCAGATCGCCCTCCTCGTCAACGAACTGGTAACCAATGCTTTCAAACACGCTTATGCCGAGGTAGCAGGCGCCGTCACGGTCAGCGCCCGGAGCATTGCCGACGAGATCTGCCTGGAGATCGCCGACGACGGACGAGGACTGCCGCCGGAAGCGCTGTCCGGCGAGAACGGCGGAAAAAGCCTCGGAATGAAGATCGTGCGGGCGTTGGTGCAGCAACTGAGGGCCGAGCTTCACATCGAAAACCGGGAGCCCGGCACGGGGTTCGTGATCAGGCTGCCGAGGGAGGTTTGA
- a CDS encoding Crp/Fnr family transcriptional regulator, with product MRVPDQSDIRNLLLKALPAEAFQKLTGDGSLIELPARRVLVEADQPNEYVCFIEGGLASMVAANGDDEAVEVGHIGHDGMSGLHVLLRTDTTPNRTFVQVAGSGVQVSVKSFKQVLAEFPVANELFLKYMHCCDIQLAQSALANGRYNMHERLARWLLMCHDRLNGSDLPLTHELLAIMLGVRRAGVTNELHVIEGLRAIRSTRANVRILDRDRLEEIAAGCYGVPEREYQRLIGLPIRRPTNRHS from the coding sequence ATGCGCGTACCGGACCAAAGCGATATTCGGAATCTGCTGTTGAAGGCCCTGCCGGCCGAGGCATTCCAAAAGCTCACCGGCGATGGCAGTCTGATCGAACTTCCGGCCAGACGTGTTCTGGTCGAAGCCGATCAGCCGAACGAGTATGTCTGTTTCATCGAAGGCGGTCTTGCCTCAATGGTGGCCGCCAATGGCGATGACGAAGCCGTTGAGGTCGGTCACATCGGACATGACGGCATGTCCGGCCTCCATGTCCTGCTGAGAACGGATACGACACCCAACCGCACCTTCGTTCAGGTCGCCGGCTCCGGCGTGCAGGTGTCGGTGAAAAGCTTCAAGCAGGTGCTGGCGGAATTTCCGGTCGCCAACGAACTGTTCCTCAAATACATGCATTGCTGCGACATTCAGCTGGCCCAGTCAGCGCTTGCGAACGGGCGCTACAACATGCACGAGCGGCTCGCCCGCTGGCTGCTGATGTGCCACGACCGGCTGAATGGCAGCGACCTGCCGCTGACGCATGAACTGCTGGCCATCATGCTCGGCGTGCGCCGCGCAGGCGTCACCAACGAATTGCACGTCATCGAAGGTCTTCGAGCGATCAGGTCGACGCGCGCCAATGTCAGGATCCTCGACAGGGACCGGCTGGAAGAAATCGCAGCCGGCTGCTACGGCGTTCCGGAGCGCGAATATCAACGTTTGATCGGTCTGCCGATCCGGCGCCCCACTAATCGGCACTCCTGA
- a CDS encoding DUF983 domain-containing protein — MEPEKEVPTNYQVTTNPALTGLLGRCPRCQRGHLFSGYLTLARGCEVCGLDYSFADPADGPAFFAMSIVAVPALAFALWFQFTFEPAIWVHLIVSLPLSVIACILILRPLKGWLVCSQFFHKAEEGSIDRAWHASEKERRERS, encoded by the coding sequence ATGGAGCCCGAAAAAGAAGTTCCCACCAATTATCAGGTAACGACGAACCCTGCCCTCACGGGACTTTTGGGACGCTGCCCGCGGTGCCAGCGGGGTCATCTGTTTTCCGGATATCTTACGCTCGCCCGAGGCTGCGAAGTCTGCGGCCTGGATTATTCATTCGCCGATCCGGCGGATGGGCCGGCCTTCTTCGCGATGTCGATCGTCGCCGTTCCGGCGCTCGCCTTTGCCCTCTGGTTCCAATTCACGTTCGAGCCGGCGATCTGGGTGCATCTCATCGTCAGCCTGCCCCTCAGCGTCATCGCCTGCATTCTCATTCTGAGGCCTTTGAAAGGCTGGCTCGTCTGCTCGCAATTCTTTCACAAGGCGGAGGAAGGCAGTATCGACAGAGCCTGGCATGCCTCCGAGAAGGAGCGGAGGGAGCGGTCCTGA
- a CDS encoding Crp/Fnr family transcriptional regulator, with the protein MDDQQLIFRNELLRAMGPQEQQLLLPHLEPVDLEVPTILEMENSPVSDVYILESGLASIVARFPGGRDIEVGIVGREGMTGAAVILGGNQSANRTFMQVTGHGFKLPASTLSAAMEESRPLRSLLLAYVQALLAQTTSTVLANGHAKLEERLARWLLMVHDRTDGATIWLTHEFLAVMLGVRRAGVTVALHLLEGKGLIRSTRRQIVILNRRGLIEEAHGSYGAAEEEYRRLIGKDLAR; encoded by the coding sequence ATGGATGACCAACAATTGATTTTTCGGAATGAACTTTTGCGCGCCATGGGCCCGCAGGAGCAGCAACTCCTGCTGCCGCATCTGGAGCCTGTCGACCTTGAGGTGCCCACGATCCTCGAAATGGAGAATAGCCCGGTCAGCGACGTCTATATTCTCGAATCAGGGCTCGCCTCGATCGTGGCGAGATTTCCAGGCGGGCGCGATATCGAAGTGGGCATCGTCGGCCGCGAGGGCATGACGGGGGCGGCCGTCATTCTCGGCGGCAATCAATCCGCTAACCGGACGTTCATGCAAGTCACCGGCCATGGCTTCAAATTGCCGGCATCGACCCTTTCCGCGGCGATGGAGGAAAGCCGTCCCTTACGCAGCCTACTTCTCGCCTATGTCCAGGCGCTGCTCGCGCAGACGACGTCTACGGTGCTCGCCAACGGCCATGCCAAGCTCGAGGAGCGGCTGGCGCGCTGGCTGCTGATGGTCCATGACAGGACCGACGGCGCGACCATCTGGCTGACGCATGAGTTTCTGGCGGTGATGCTGGGCGTGCGCCGCGCCGGCGTTACGGTCGCGCTGCACCTGCTGGAAGGCAAAGGCCTGATCCGGTCCACGCGCCGCCAGATCGTCATCCTCAACCGGCGGGGATTGATCGAAGAGGCGCACGGATCTTACGGCGCTGCCGAAGAAGAATATCGGCGGCTGATCGGCAAGGATCTCGCCCGCTGA
- a CDS encoding alpha/beta hydrolase fold domain-containing protein — MTPRTASGLRPAPFTSREIGAARRLNALLRFLPSYHTDRRWNAKIVQTSIRVAQLLAPDRLLRRRHVVTRIVTADGRRIGLRLMLPNGAPRGLYVHFHGGAWVMGNARLDDRITRPIARDCRILVAGVDFHNAADDRLDLSLQDSKVAIEWLVDHLAEFEVERIIVGGESSGAHLAAEALLHLRERGKAERVVGFVSMCGAFDLGGSQSLRLSTGRSLVIDGPSALRNLQRLTPSLSGREAKGPLFADLSGLPPALLVAGALDPILDDSISMYERWQSQSGNADCVIFPEAPHGFNRLPTRLAARANSLVRAWISQRRLGANSG, encoded by the coding sequence ATGACCCCTCGAACAGCATCGGGCCTGCGGCCGGCGCCGTTCACTTCCCGCGAGATCGGCGCCGCCCGCAGGCTCAATGCCTTGCTGCGCTTCCTTCCCAGCTATCATACCGATAGGCGCTGGAACGCCAAAATCGTGCAGACCTCAATTCGCGTCGCGCAACTGCTGGCTCCAGACAGGCTGCTGCGCCGCAGGCACGTTGTCACCCGCATTGTCACAGCCGACGGCAGACGGATCGGCTTGAGGTTGATGCTTCCGAACGGAGCCCCGCGCGGCCTCTATGTCCATTTCCACGGCGGCGCCTGGGTGATGGGCAACGCCCGGCTTGACGACCGCATCACCCGCCCAATCGCCAGAGACTGTCGAATACTGGTGGCCGGCGTCGATTTTCATAACGCCGCCGACGACCGGCTGGACCTCTCTCTTCAGGACAGCAAGGTCGCGATCGAATGGCTCGTCGATCATCTCGCCGAGTTTGAGGTCGAGCGGATTATCGTGGGTGGCGAATCCTCGGGCGCGCATCTCGCCGCGGAGGCGCTTCTTCACCTTCGCGAGCGCGGCAAGGCGGAGAGGGTTGTCGGATTTGTTTCCATGTGCGGTGCTTTCGATCTCGGCGGGTCGCAAAGTCTGCGGCTCTCGACCGGCAGAAGCCTGGTGATCGATGGGCCATCGGCGCTGCGCAATTTGCAGCGACTGACGCCAAGCCTTTCCGGGCGCGAGGCGAAGGGTCCGTTGTTTGCCGATCTCTCTGGCCTGCCCCCCGCCCTGCTGGTCGCCGGAGCGCTCGATCCGATCCTCGACGACAGCATCTCGATGTATGAGCGATGGCAGAGCCAAAGCGGCAATGCCGACTGCGTCATCTTCCCGGAGGCCCCGCACGGCTTCAACCGATTGCCGACTAGGCTGGCGGCCCGAGCGAACAGCCTTGTCAGAGCCTGGATATCGCAGAGGCGCCTTGGCGCGAATAGTGGCTGA
- a CDS encoding Crp/Fnr family transcriptional regulator, whose translation MAATTPTRENRLFALLPQEELSAVVADLEPCDTPRGFLMAKAGATIDYAYFPCSGVGSIINVSPEGNRVEAGLFGRDGFAPTAAAIDGGISVTEVAVQVPGFAYRLRQDKLVDLMKTQPVFTSLLHKSTHILATQAGFTALSNAIHGIDERLARWILMCHDRIDGDKLALTHEFIALMLAVRRPSVTTALHLLEGNHFIRSVRGLVIVRDRVGLEEFAADAYGRAEEEYERLIGPLRKSKRQTFVGSSHAG comes from the coding sequence TTGGCAGCAACGACACCGACCAGGGAAAACCGGTTATTCGCCCTCTTGCCTCAGGAGGAGCTTTCAGCTGTCGTTGCTGATCTGGAACCCTGCGACACCCCTCGCGGCTTTCTCATGGCTAAAGCAGGCGCAACGATCGACTATGCTTATTTCCCGTGCTCGGGCGTAGGTTCGATCATCAATGTTTCGCCGGAGGGAAACCGCGTCGAGGCCGGATTGTTCGGCCGTGACGGGTTTGCACCCACGGCGGCAGCGATAGACGGAGGAATCAGCGTCACCGAGGTCGCCGTCCAGGTGCCGGGTTTTGCCTACCGGCTGCGGCAGGACAAGCTTGTGGATCTGATGAAAACGCAGCCGGTGTTTACCAGCCTGCTGCACAAGAGCACGCACATCCTTGCGACCCAGGCCGGGTTCACAGCGCTTTCTAATGCGATCCACGGGATCGATGAGCGGCTGGCTCGCTGGATCTTGATGTGCCACGACCGCATTGACGGCGACAAGCTCGCGCTCACCCATGAGTTCATCGCTCTGATGCTGGCAGTCAGACGGCCGAGCGTCACCACGGCGCTCCATCTGCTCGAGGGCAACCATTTCATCCGCTCGGTCCGCGGCCTGGTCATTGTCAGAGATCGCGTTGGCTTGGAGGAATTTGCCGCCGACGCCTACGGCAGGGCGGAGGAGGAATATGAGCGGTTGATTGGACCTCTCAGAAAATCGAAGCGACAGACTTTTGTAGGGTCATCGCACGCTGGTTGA
- a CDS encoding sigma-70 family RNA polymerase sigma factor, whose translation MTTAHSEEALKALMLLSLDGDEAAYRRLLTVLRVLLVGYYSRRMAAATRADMEDLVQETLLALHSRRSTYDRTRPFTAWFFSIARYKLIDHHRGRGGRRLAETELDDEIESDFSEDRLTARMDVERLLDGLPPRQQELIRQVKLEGGSVADAANRTGQSESAVKVSIHRALKALGERLRGTS comes from the coding sequence ATGACGACCGCCCATTCGGAAGAAGCCCTGAAAGCATTGATGCTTCTGTCCCTCGACGGGGACGAGGCTGCCTATCGGCGTTTGTTGACGGTTTTGCGCGTGCTGCTTGTCGGCTATTACAGCCGCAGGATGGCTGCGGCAACGAGGGCGGACATGGAAGATCTGGTCCAGGAGACGTTGCTGGCACTGCATTCCCGGCGATCCACCTATGACCGGACGAGACCTTTTACTGCCTGGTTTTTCTCGATCGCCCGCTACAAGCTGATCGACCATCATCGCGGCCGCGGCGGACGCAGGCTGGCGGAGACCGAGCTTGATGACGAGATCGAAAGCGACTTCAGCGAGGATAGGCTGACTGCCCGCATGGATGTCGAGCGGTTGCTCGACGGCTTGCCGCCGAGACAGCAGGAACTGATCCGCCAGGTGAAGCTCGAGGGCGGCTCGGTCGCCGACGCCGCAAACCGCACCGGCCAGTCCGAATCGGCGGTGAAAGTCAGCATCCATCGGGCGCTCAAGGCGCTCGGAGAGAGATTGCGAGGCACATCGTGA
- a CDS encoding DUF1109 domain-containing protein: protein MTKTDDIIERLASDLEPVPRNALGRRFALGIAPALAFSLLLMLIILGPRVDMPDVLRLPVFWIKSAYNALIAAAAFAAVFRLSRPDGSEGRFFGLLAVIFAAMTAVAATQLLMAPSENYRLLIVGSSALHCPLLIAGFAIPVYAGTVWALRRAAPVDLRLTGFVAGIAAGAAGAWVYSWFCTENGMPFVLIWYTLGILLIGAVGAVTGPRLLRW, encoded by the coding sequence GTGACAAAGACGGACGATATCATCGAACGATTGGCAAGCGACCTGGAGCCGGTGCCGCGCAACGCGCTAGGGCGCCGCTTTGCACTCGGCATAGCGCCCGCCCTCGCATTTTCCCTGCTGCTGATGCTGATCATTCTCGGCCCCCGGGTCGATATGCCCGACGTATTGAGGCTGCCGGTCTTCTGGATCAAGTCGGCCTATAACGCGCTGATTGCGGCGGCCGCCTTTGCAGCCGTTTTTCGGCTTTCCCGCCCCGACGGTTCGGAAGGTCGCTTTTTCGGTCTGCTTGCCGTGATTTTCGCTGCCATGACGGCCGTCGCGGCCACCCAGCTCCTGATGGCACCGAGCGAGAACTATCGATTGCTGATCGTCGGGTCCTCGGCGCTGCATTGCCCGCTGCTCATCGCAGGCTTTGCGATCCCGGTCTATGCCGGCACGGTCTGGGCACTGCGCCGCGCGGCGCCTGTCGATCTGCGGCTGACCGGCTTCGTCGCCGGCATTGCCGCGGGAGCAGCCGGAGCCTGGGTCTATTCCTGGTTCTGCACCGAAAACGGCATGCCTTTCGTGTTGATCTGGTATACGCTCGGCATCCTGCTCATCGGCGCTGTCGGCGCCGTCACCGGACCCCGCCTGCTCCGCTGGTGA